A stretch of the Lolium perenne isolate Kyuss_39 chromosome 3, Kyuss_2.0, whole genome shotgun sequence genome encodes the following:
- the LOC127345392 gene encoding CBS domain-containing protein CBSCBSPB1, whose product MDGLGGGGGGVHGSRRSMSSAYGTRRRASTADNGYDAAAPRRASATISRTTSTLTGERTVKRLRLSKALTIPDHTSVHEACRRMAARRVDAVLLTDSNALLCGILTDKDIATRVIARELKLEETPVSKVMTRNPLFVLAETLAVEALQKMVQGKFRHLPVVENGEVIALLDIAKCLYDAIARMERAAEKGKAIAAAVEGVEKHWGTSVSGPNTFVETLRERMFKPALSTIISENSKVATVAPTDTVLTASKKMLDLKVSCAVVAIENKPGGILTSRDILMRVIAQNLPPESTTVEKVMTQSPECATVDTPILEALHTMHDGKFLHLPVLDTDGSVLTVIDVLHITHAAIATVGNSAATGSEATSSMMQRFWDSAMSSGPLDDDDDSRSEGSTKVASEATDIGRSAFYPASGLSNTFGFKIQDKQGRMHRFNCDTSSLTDLITSILQRLGDDIDKLNLPQILYEDEDHDKVILSSDADLIAAVDHSRQIGWKSLRLHLDYSGIGRRKRGAASADFEYAGRDAWASAYSTVAAGAALVAGLGVMAYLKRAG is encoded by the exons ATGGACGGCCTCGGGGGCGGGGGAGGAGGGGTGCACGGCTCCCGGAGGAGCATGTCCTCGGCCTACGGCACCAGGAGGAGGGCGTCCACCGCGGACAACGGATACGACGCCGCCGCTCCCAGGAGGGCctccgccaccatctcccgcacAACGTC GACGTTGACTGGGGAGAGAACCGTCAAGAGACTGAGACTGTCCAAGGCACTGACGATACCAGATCACACATCTGTACATGAGGCTTGTCGGAGGATGGCCGCGCGTAGAGTTGATGCCGTGTTGCTGACGGACTCCAATGCGTTGCTCTGTGGGATCCTTACTGACAAG GACATAGCCACAAGGGTTATTGCTCGTGAACTGAAGCTAGAAGAGACACCAGTTTCGAAGGTCATGACAAGAAACCCTCTCTTTGTTCTCGCAGAAACTCTTGCGGTTGAGGCATTGCAGAAGATGGTACAAG GCAAGTTCAGACATTTGCCTGTGGTGGAGAATGGTGAAGTCATTGCACTACTGGACATAGCCAAGTGCCTATATGACGCTATTGCACGAATGGAAAGGGCAGCTGAGAAAGGAAAAGCAATTGCTGCTGCTGTTGAGGGTGTAGAGAAGCATTGGGGGACATCTGTATCTG GCCCCAACACGTTTGTTGAAACTCTTCGAGAACGGATGTTTAAGCCAGCACTGTCCACCATTATATCTGAGAATTCAAA AGTGGCCACTGTTGCACCAACTGACACTGTGTTGACAGCATCAAAAAAGATGCTTGACCTGAAAGTAAGTTGTGCAGTTGTTGCGATTGAAAACAAGCCTGGGGGGATTCTGAC CTCTAGAGATATATTGATGCGTGTTATAGCCCAGAATCTCCCCCCTGAGTCTACTACAGTTGAGAAG GTCATGACTCAGAGTCCAGAATGTGCCACGGTTGACACTCCAATCCTTGAAGCCTTGCATACAATGCATGATGGAAAGTTTCTGCATCTGCCTGTTCTAGACACTG ATGGAAGCGTTTTAACTGTTATCGATGTCCTTCACATAACTCATGCTGCCATTGCAACA GTAGGAAACAGCGCAGCAACTGGCTCTGAGGCGACTTCTTCCATGATGCAAAGGTTCTGGGATTCAGCAATGTCAAGTGGGccgcttgatgatgatgatgactccAGAAG TGAAGGGTCAACAAAAGTGGCATCTGAGGCAACAGATATAGGACGATCAGCATTCTATCCAGCTTCAGGCTTATCAAACACTTTTGGGTTCAAGATTCAGGACAAACAAGGCAGGATGCACAGATTTAACTGCG ACACGAGCAGTCTTACAGACCTGATAACTTCCATCTTACAAAGGCTTGGCGATGACATTGATAAATTGAACCTGCCTCAAATTTTG tatgaagatgaagatcatgaTAAGGTCATACTTTCATCAGACGCCGACCTTATAGCAGCTGTGGACCATTCAAGACAAATCGGTTGGAAG AGTTTAAGGTTGCACTTGGATTACTCTGGCATTGGCCGTCGTAAGCGAGGAGCCGCCTCAGCGGATTTCGAGTATGCTGGAAGGGACGCATGGGCTTCCGCGTACAGCACTGTTGCGGCTGGGGCAGCCCTGGTTGCTGGCCTTGGCGTGATGGCTTACCTGAAGAGAGCAGGCTAA